From Lucilia cuprina isolate Lc7/37 chromosome 4, ASM2204524v1, whole genome shotgun sequence:
ACAAAGATGCGGCATTGGACATTATTCTAAGTGTGCTTCCCATTGAGAATGTAGCGTCTAGGAACTTATTTAGACTGTTTGAATCAGCTCTAGTAAGACCAAAGCGGGTAGGCCAATCAAGAATATTGTACGAAGTAGGTCTAACTGGTGGCCACAAAGTAGGTCTAACTGGTGGCCACAAAGTAGGTCTAACTGGAATTGGGGGAAGTACGGAGGGTATTTCTGActacttagacctggttcacactgggaaacttatttttgggaaacttttgatttttgtgtgtgagagaaagagaatgaaatatcaaccatctgtttctctcacacacaaaatcaaaagtttcacaGTGTGAATCAGGTCTTAGTTACGACCTTGGACTTCGGAGTGACACCTTCAATAGTAGGGACGATTGGATTGGGTTCGAAGTACTGTTTGAGTGGTGTACAGTCTTCACTGATGGATCCAAGATGGAATCTGGTACAGGGGCCGGAGTTTATTTAGTTGATGATAACATAAGAGCGTCCTATAGACTTCCGGATGAACGTAGTGTCTTTCAGGCGGAGATCTTTGTGATCTGGAAGGCTCGGAGGTAACGAATTATATTGATAGTCAGGCAGCACTTAAAGCTTTACAATGTCATATGTTACATTCTAGCTTGGTAATTAGCTGCAGAATGATTCCAGGTCATTAGTCAGGTTATACACAGTGAGACTGTGTTGGGTACCGGTACATTGTGATATTCGGGGGAACGAGATCGCAGATGAATTAGCCAGACAGGGTTCTGAGCTTGATCTTAATAGTAGGGGTAGTTCTGTAAAACCCCCTGTtattactatagactaatatccgaaaaaatcaaaaactctaCCAACCGATCCTGGCAAAGTAGGCTGGATTTGCAGGGTTACTAGGCCAAAAGCAACCAGTATACTATTAGGAATTGACAGGAAGAGTATAAGGGCTTTAGTGGGGGTAACAACTGATCACTAGGGTCAAAttaagcccgatcattacaaaaatcggtagtgtcatttaaagttctataaaattaagttttgtcgacttttgttgacataatagaacatataggggtacggttgtatggtggctagtcgaaataatgatccgtttttaaccatttttaataggcccCGTCTTTGGGCCAAgaaaagcgtgtgtgccaaatttcatccaattatcttgaaaattgcggtctgtacctGCCGAAGGACATAATTTAAtagattcagaaaatgattctaagccgattggtatacattgaggtgggtatagaacgattatttttgtatgttacaaacatcagcacaaacccaatataccctccccactaaagtggtgtagggtataaaaataaaacttatgataaattcttttaaaatatcttaacaattgagacctgtagtttgattacaaagcaGATTAAGAAAACCGCCCTCACTTCAGTGGGGTAGTGTATAAAAATAGCGATTGATTCaaatttaacatattatttatattccATACATTTTATTGGCACCATAAAGTAGGCAATGAATGTCTGCCATACATTATCGTTATTGCTTAAAAACTCCCAGTAACCACATCGATTTGGCAACTTGTAAGCACTACATCTTTGATATAAAAATACCGAATACATACTTTTCATATTAATGAAACAAATCAATGTAGTTTACTTTTAtagtagttttattttagtatattttaaatcCATAATAAATGGATCAAATCTCCTTAAAGCGTCGCTAAAGTATTActaacttttaagaaaaatcatatACTATGTAATCGATTTCTCAATAGCAAACCGACAATATACGTTTAGGTTTCATTCAGCACTAGTCGAAACCATTTCATTTTGTACAGCCTCTCCTCCTCCACTTGCAACAGATTGTACATTCGACTCTGTAATATGAGTGTTTTGAATGCCTTCTTCTAGAGCAGCAACTTCCGAGTATTCGCCCACAGGTTGATGACTTTGCTCAACTGGTGGCGGCATATTGATATCTTCGCCCTCTTCTTTAGCACCATTACTTTCATTAAGGTTGTCATTATTTATGGACTCATTATGGGAAGAAGGTTCTACTAGCAAATCTGGATTGATGCCACGAATAATTTCAGTTAAACGTTGAATTTCATTGCGCGCATCATCCAGTTCACTTTGTAAATAGGCAATATTGTCAGCCTGAAGACGAGCATCTCCTAGATTTTGTAGCAAATATTGAGTGGGATCTTCTGGACGTTCCTTAAGAATTCGTACAAATACTTTTGTTAGCGATTCAATTATTCCGCCACGCTCCAAATAACGTCTATATTCATCTCTTTTAGGATCGATTGGCTAGAATTATGAAAATgtacaattaattaattaataaatgtagAACGTCTGgtaaaatatttccatttccctatatttactttaaatgcCATATTGTCGGCTTTATTGTTAGCAATGGACGGTTCGTTTGGAAAATACAACGCGTGTATGAAGTTACAATTCtaattcaattttcttttcacttaaaaataactgttctatttaaagaaactggaatgcaaaaacattaaaaaaaacttcttttttttgtatatgcaaaaataatgggtaaacaaaaaatgtttctgGATCAGAGTCCTGAGTCGACAAACATTAACGACGACTGACACTAAAAATTTCGTCGgcggtttaaaatttttcatcagtGATCGAGTGATTAAAAAGtgagaatttaaaaacaaatattttaaaaaatcgtgAATTAATACAACCTAATATAATACGCAATATTATGCTGTATattgcaaaaattaataaacaaacaatttttctgggtttatacaaaaattgttttacaaaattgcCACAAGTTTGAAAATAATACTGTTTCTGTGTTTGTAGTCTAAATAacgttagttagtttagtttaaaagggtTGTAGACACAAAAGGTATACATCCACTCGGAGACCCAGGAGGGTCCATTGTGATTCCTTTTAAgaagaaacaagaaaaatagATAGACAGAAGACAGAACAGCTGGATAGATAAGTCTGAAATTACTGAATTCCTATCCTAATAGAGAAAGAATGTTGATAGTATTGGAAGGAAATTCTACGAGGTCCGGCGCCTAAACAGCCAATCCACTTCCTTGACTATACTACTATACTACTCCTAGATACATCTCCTAAATCATCATGGAATGTTTTTCCTAGCCATTTCCGCCTCAAACTCTGTGCACCAGGACAGTCACACAAAATATGTTCGACTGTCTCTAGCTCCTTTTCGTCCTCACACAACCTACAAAACTCCTGTGTGTTAAAGATCTATTGTTATTGATGTTtcgtatttgaaattttatttagaataaaaaatttttctatttttcagtACAAATTATTCAAtgcttataataataattttacaaaacaatatttttcagaaGTCATACTTTCAGTAGGACAATACTTAATacttataaaattatgaatacAATAATCTTTTACAAAATGATATTTTATATCAACATGTTTTGTTCTagcattaaatttttcattcaaaacCATCTTAATGCAACTCTGATTATCTTCCATAATTGTTATAGGTGTATTTACATTTACATGCATTTCTCGAAGTAGTCCATGAATCCACTTTGCTTCTTTACAAGCTTCTGACAATGCAATGAATTCTGCTTCAGCTGTAGATAGAGAAACACAGGTTTGTTTTCGGCATGACCAATTTATAACACaaccatttaaataaaatacgtaACCACTGTGGGATTTTCTATCAATTTTGTTTTCTGTCCAGTCCGCATCTACATAGCCGtataattcattattttctGTTGTACtacttaattttaaagataaatcaGCTGAACCTTTAAGATATTTCATAACTCTTTTCACTTCATTCCAATCTTCTTTGGTAGGAGCTTGAGTTTTCTGAGCTAATATTGCAATACTTGCAGTAATATCTGGTCTTGTATTTACtgataaatataaaagtgttcCAATAGCCTTTTGATATAGTTTGTTATCCAAAAGTTTTTCAGATTCTGCAATTTTGTTATATGAAGGTATCAAGGGAATATCTGAAATTTTTGAGTCTTGAAGTCCAAATTCGtttataattcttttaatataattttcttgactaaataaataatgaccATTTTTATCTTTTGTAACTTCCATTCCGAGATAATGTTTAACTGGTCCTAAGTTAATCATAGTGAATTTTGTACTTAACATGTTAAAAATCtcatctataaattttatttctttacttgCGACAATCATATCGTCAACATATACCAATAGataatcaatattttctttagattttcttatatataaaCAGGGGTCCATTAAACTTTGCTTAAATTGAAATTCAATTACGTGTTTTAATccgtataaacttttttaagtaaGCATACTTTATTTGGAGTTTCATTTGACGTAAAACCTGGTGGCTGCTTCATATAAATCGTTTCCTGTAAATCACCATTCAAGAATGCTGTCTTTACATCAAAATGATAAAGATTCATTNNNNNNNNNNNNNNNNNNNNNNNNNNNNNNNNNNNNNNNNNNNNNNNNNNNNNNNNNNNNNNNNNNNNNNNNNNNNNNNNNNNNNNNNNNNNNNNNNNNNATTCAAATCAAAAGCTATTAAGAAATTTGAAggtaaattatgtttcttttgtaaaaaatccgGACATCTCAAGAAAGATTGCCATAAATATAAAGTCTGGtgcaaaaaaaacaataagaaatctGTAAATATAGTAGAAGACCAAAAAGATGAGTGTGAATTCGTTTTAATGTCAAATATGGTTCCTGGAAATCAAGCTTCGTGGATTATAGATTCGGGTGCAAGTTGCCATATTGCCCGTAATAAAGAATTATTTACAGAAATAAATTATAACGATAAAGGTCAGTCAATTTGTGTAGCAAATGGAAACAGTTCTCAAGCCAAAGGTAAGGGAGTATGCAAAATCAAGATTGGAGAAACGTCCTTAATTGTAAATGACGTTTATTACGTCCCcgaattcaattcaaatttacTATCAGTTAGAAAAATTACTGAAAAAGGTTATAATGtaagttctataaaaaatgaatgtattttaaagaaaaattgtaaaattatttgtaaagctTATATTAAGGATGGTTTGTACACACTTAATGCAACTTCTGAAAAAGTATTTTCTGTTCATAATTGTAATAAAGGTTGTATACATTATTGGCATAGAGTTCTTGGTCATCATAATGAAGAAGGTATTAAACGATTATTGAAAGATAAATTAGCAGACATAAAGATAACTGAATGCAATAAGTATAAGGAAACGTGTGAAATTTGTTTACAAGGGAAATTTGCTAGAATTCCATCTCTGAAGGAAAGCTCCTCTAGATCTGCAAATTGTTTCGAACTTATTCATTCTGACGTCTGTGGTGCTATATCTCCTGCAACATGTAGTGGTTACAAATATTTCGTAACATTTATAGATGATTACAGCAGGTATTGTACAGTATATCTTTTGAAGACTAAAGATGAAGTATACAACAAATTAGTTGAATTTtggaatttaataaagaatCAAGTCGGTCATTATCCTAAAGCCATTAGATCAGATAGAGGTGGCGAATATATTGgagaaaatgtaaagaaattttttattagaatgCGGAACTAAAATTCAATATACAGTTCCATATAGTCCACAACAAAATGGAATCGCAGAACGAAAGAATCGAACTTTAGTGGAAATGCTTAAGTGTATGTTGATCGATTCANNNNNNNNNNNNNNNNNNNNNNNNNNNNNNNNNNNNNNNNNNNNNNNNNNNNNNNNNNNNNNNNNNNNNNNNNNNNNNNNNNNNNNNNNNNNNNNNNNNNTTGTTGCAGCTTATTCCAAGCATTTTTGGCAGAAGTTTCATTTCTAATATGGATGAGTTGCGAATCTTCAACACATAATCCTAAAATTGCAAATGTTTCCATATCCTTATTTCTCCAAGCATCTGTGTCCTGAACAGGCTCTTGAATCACGGACCAAAGATCTTCCTTCACCAGATACATTTTTATCTTGAATTTCCAATTATAATAGTTGTCTTGATTCAGCTTTTCTATTCCATAGAATTTGTCACTCATCttgataatttctttaatatttcttgaTTCTTGATTACCTTTATTAATATCTTGAATGTAATCCTTTATGTTAAATCCtcgttattaaatttctttagtgAAACCACAAAGGCCCAAAACCTATTGTAATTGATGTTtcgtatttgaaattttatttagaataaaaaatttttctatttttcagtACAAATTATTCAAtgcttataataataattttacaaaacaatatttttctgaagttaaaatataaacaaagtattttgtttCTACAAGatccaattatttaaaaaggctCCTATTGCGCAGTGACCCGTTATCACCCCTACTAGAATTCTAATACTCCTCCTGTCCAATACAACTCAGATAGCTCGCGGATAGCATCCCTGCAGCTGCTTACTAATTTGGAATGAACTACATGACATTTCACCGCCTCAAGTGCTGCCTGACATCAACATAAACTGTCACCTCCGACCCCCTtctaatgtgtgtttttatcaGTTATATAGCTTTCCAGATTGCTAAGATCTCTGCTTAGAAAACAACACATTCATCCGGAAGTCTATATGACAACTTTATGTTGTAGTCTCCTAAATAAACTCCTGCACCTGTGCCGGATTCCATTTTGGAACCATCAGTAAAGATTGAACACCCTTCAAACAAAACTTCAGATCCCATCCATGTGTCCCTACTTGGAAACTCTATTTGGGGTGTTACACCGAAGTCTAGTGTCGTAACTAAATGATCAGAGATACAATCAGTAGTCCTTTCATTACCTGTTAGACAAACCTCGTACAAGATCTTTGTGTGACCCACCCTCTGAGGTATTACTAAAGACGACTCATAGAGTCTCAGTAAGTTTCTAGCCGCCACACTCTCAACATATTTGTCAATATCCAATGCTACTTGTGGCGTGCTTCCCATGGCGCTTGTGATGCCTAATTAAGCCCACCTTTGAGCTTTATTGAGTATTGTAATGTCGCTTGcaatgataaaataatttttgggaaaaaaattgCGAaagatatttatgtatttttttttacctaaataaataaataaacaaataaataaataaagaattaaataaataaataagcttataactaaataaatgtataaaattgaataaatatattgtttgcatgttttcaaattttgaatttgttttatttccgtTGAAAAACTTAACATTGTCATTTACATTGTTTACGATGCCATCTATTGGAGTAAAGTGGAAGTATGAATATCACTCCTATCGTTCAATTGACGTTtgcattaatatttgtttacgaaAATCTAATTGAATTTAGGGAATAGAAATGTTACTTTTCCAAACCGCTAGATTTTTTTTATGCCAACCAAGGTTTCGTTAATGGTTTGGAGGAAAAATTCTGCCATTTTTTTTTGAGGATCGCCTAGCAACAGCAAGTTTTCTTAAACATTAtttgttaacaatattttttttttttaaaaaaagaaagttaatttataaagaaaaaaatatatatatttttttaaaggaaaagtacAGAAGAAAACTGTAAGTAGATGTCGTTTTTTTGAGCTTCTGTTGGTTTTACAGAATATTAAGCTTAAacttcttttttatacccttcaccttcgtgagaagggtatatataagtttgtcattccgt
This genomic window contains:
- the LOC111687373 gene encoding c-Myc-binding protein homolog; its protein translation is MAFKPIDPKRDEYRRYLERGGIIESLTKVFVRILKERPEDPTQYLLQNLGDARLQADNIAYLQSELDDARNEIQRLTEIIRGINPDLLVEPSSHNESINNDNLNESNGAKEEGEDINMPPPVEQSHQPVGEYSEVAALEEGIQNTHITESNVQSVASGGGEAVQNEMVSTSAE